The following proteins are encoded in a genomic region of Glycine soja cultivar W05 chromosome 17, ASM419377v2, whole genome shotgun sequence:
- the LOC114392407 gene encoding uncharacterized protein LOC114392407 has translation MMGKKKPQKTKELSVAIAEASSAIDEKEQQIQVQVQPQPQAPRKRGRPRKIVLKREESEEEKTQLMIGQRGAQGTESSMEKGTTNEQEGTSSSACMRVTTKQEEMQLPKVEPSRSRARRKSKPRKSS, from the coding sequence ATGATGGGTAAGAAGAAGCCACAAAAAACTAAGGAACTTTCCGTGGCAATAGCTGAAGCATCATCAGCAATTGATGAGAAAGAGCAACAAATTCAAGTTCAAGTTCAACCTCAACCTCAAGCTCCTAGAAAGAGAGGTAGACCTCGTAAGATTGTTTTAAAGAGGGAGgaaagtgaagaggaaaaaacaCAACTGATGATAGGGCAAAGAGGAGCACAAGGCACAGAGAGTTCAATGGAAAAAGGTACAACCAACGAGCAAGAAGGAACATCATCATCAGCATGCATGAGGGTTACAACAAAACAAGAGGAGATGCAGCTTCCAAAAGTGGAGCCATCGAGAAGCAGAGCTAGGAGGAAAAGCAAACCCAGAAAGAGtagttaa